Proteins found in one Anopheles aquasalis chromosome 3, idAnoAquaMG_Q_19, whole genome shotgun sequence genomic segment:
- the LOC126579050 gene encoding oligodendrocyte-myelin glycoprotein — translation MKQRGVILDWLVPVLLLSAVLLLSTSVTEGKDNYYDAQDDGTDQYAEDDDYDDYTYVEDGGAKPMRTDLAGADKDKSTATGATSTTTTILSTVFGQIGRLKDEPLVSNIFGTLEPYEPIINNVAEDGPKGVQYGCPSGCNCTEGTKNLNCSHRGLTDIPVELPPNVVRLDLSHNNLKVLNVEALQNCTELQALLLAGNVVEQFDKELLIKLNRLALLDLSSNQLSHLASDSFSEVGHSLRQLHLSNNPLVFPDSGPFLELPELEELHLAGCNLTELPEETFSELAGLAVLDLNGNQFDEEMNVNVFEPLANLIKLRLPSLSEDTVRELCEKLPRIDVIDITSYNISCFYLASDTSFEDSIIVDEPKTEQPISTTKEPTSPRSTSVSPMPQKNVNLIRQDLKSGSTNTDRSAREPEQNVKANSSMTKSSSSSSSGPPSSASILHEGADASSSVDGDDERMVKTSTTGTNSQKQGEGGDGTNDGEQKQSLLSSISSETMKQALMGIIGAAVIVLIVGLICRRTGMKSKLCGTKRRPAPTDQVRPAEEIPLNKV, via the exons CGTGACGGAAGGCAAAGATAACTATTATGACGCCCAGGACGATGGAACTGACCAGTACGCGGAAGATGACGATTACGACGACTACACGTACGTTGAGGATGGCGGTGCAAAACCGATGCGCACCGATCTCGCTGGTGCTGACAAGGATAAATCGACCGCTACAggagcaaccagcaccactaccaccatcctCTCGACCGTATTTGGACAGATTGGACGGCTAAAGGACGAACCGCTAGTGTCCAACATCTTCGGTACGCTCGAGCCCTATGAACCGATCATTAATAACGTGGCAGAAG ATGGTCCCAAAGGTGTCCAGTATGGCTGTCCGAGTGGGTGCAACTGTACCGAGGGAACAAAGAACCTGAACTGTTCCCACCGTGGACTGACCGACATTCCGGTCGAGCTACCACCGAACGTGGTGCGGCTCGATCTATCACACAACAACCTGAAGGTGCTGAATGTGGAGGCGCTTCAAAACTGTACCGAGCTGCAGGCACTGCTGCTTGCCGGTAACGTCGTCGAGCAGTTCGACAAGGAACTGCTCATCAAGCTGAACCGGTTGGCCCTTTTGGATCTTTCTTCCAATCAATTGTCACATCTGGCGAGCGATAGCTTCAGCGAGGTGGGCCACTCACTTCGGCAGCTGCATCTCAGCAACAACCCATTGGTGTTTCCCGATAGTGGACCGTTTCTGGAGCTACCGGAGCTAGAAGAGCTCCATCTGGCCGGCTGTAACCTTACCGAGCTGCCAGAGGAAACGTTTAGCGAACTTGCCGGCCTGGCGGTGCTCGATCTTAATGGCAATCAGTTCGATGAG GAAATGAACGTGAACGTGTTCGAGCCACTGGCGAATCTGATAAAGCTGCGGCTTCCTAGCCTGTCGGAGGATACGGTGCGCGAGCTGTGCGAGAAGCTGCCAAGGATCGATGTGATCGATATAACGTCGTACAACATTAGCTGCTTCTATCTGGCATCGGATACCTCTTTCGAGGATAGCATAATCGTTGATGAACCTAAAACAGAGCAACCAATTAGCACTACCAAAG aACCAACAAGCCCCCGGTCAACGAGTGTTTCTCCTATGCCACAGAAAAATGTGAATCTGATACGCCAGGACCTTAAATCGGGTTCCACCAACACTGACCGATCGGCCAGAGAGCCAGAGCAAAACGTGAAAGCCAACAGTAGCATGACGaaatcatcctcctcctcctcctcggggCCACCATCGTCCGCCTCGATTTTGCACGAGGGTGCTGACGCTTCTTCGTCCgtcgacggtgatgatgagcggATGGTCAAGACGTcaaccaccggaaccaacAGCCAGAAGCAAGGTGAAGGCGGCGATGGCACTAATGATGGCGAGCAGAAGCAGTCACTGCTCTCGTCCATATCATCCGAAACGATGAAACAGGCCCTGATGGGCATCATCGGTGCAGCGGTGATAGTGCTCATCGTCGGGCTAATCTGTCGGCGCACCGGCATGAAGAGTAAACTGTGCGGTACGAAGCGACGACCGGCGCCAACCGATCAGGTGCGCCCAGCGGAAGAAATACCACTTAACAAGGTCTAG